One window of the Streptococcus parasanguinis ATCC 15912 genome contains the following:
- a CDS encoding L-threonylcarbamoyladenylate synthase, with translation MDNIEKELEAGRAVILPTETVYGIFAKALDQEAVDYIYELKRRPRDKALNLNVADEKTIRIYSKNQPSYLTKLIHSFLPGPLTIILQANDKVPDWIHSGLDTVGFRIPAHPKTLELIRKYGPLVGPSANLSGHASGTKYEAIVSEFDQVVPGIEDDDFLTGQDSTILDISGSKARILRQGSITKTDLLAQVPELSFEEDELPQ, from the coding sequence ATGGATAACATTGAGAAAGAATTAGAAGCAGGCCGTGCGGTTATTCTGCCAACTGAAACAGTCTATGGTATTTTCGCTAAAGCTTTGGACCAAGAGGCAGTTGATTATATTTACGAATTAAAACGTAGACCTAGAGACAAGGCTCTAAATTTAAATGTAGCCGATGAAAAAACGATTCGAATTTATTCGAAAAATCAACCTAGCTATTTAACAAAACTGATTCATTCATTTTTGCCAGGGCCTCTGACTATTATTCTTCAGGCGAATGACAAGGTACCAGACTGGATTCATTCAGGCTTGGATACAGTTGGTTTCCGTATACCGGCTCATCCAAAAACGTTGGAATTAATTCGTAAATATGGTCCTTTAGTTGGTCCTTCGGCCAATCTTTCAGGTCATGCAAGTGGAACAAAATATGAGGCTATTGTAAGCGAGTTTGATCAAGTGGTTCCTGGTATAGAGGATGATGACTTTCTGACAGGCCAAGATTCAACTATTTTAGATATCTCTGGTTCCAAAGCCAGGATTTTGCGACAAGGTTCGATTACCAAAACTGACTTGCTTGCACAAGTGCCAGAGCTTTCTTTTGAGGAAGATGAACTTCCTCAGTGA
- the ilvD gene encoding dihydroxy-acid dehydratase has protein sequence MRSDMIKMGIDRAPARGLLYATGQVKSAKDMQKPFIAICNSYIDIVPGHVHLRELADVAKEAIREAGGIPFEFNTIGVDDGIAMGHIGMRYSLPSRELIADAAETVINAHWFDGVFYIPNCDKITPGMILAAMRTNVPAVFCSGGPMKGGVDMTGHQATLSSLFEAVGTYQAGDMGMDELDFLEKNACPTCGSCSGMFTANSMNCLMEVLGLALPGNGTILAVSDERRELVRQAAKQLVENIKKDIRPRDIVTKEAIDDAFALDMAMGGSTNTVLHTLAIAREAGIDYDLKDINEIAKKTPYLSKIAPSSVYTMHDVHEAGGVPAIINQLIKKGAIKGDRITVTGKTLKENVAGAEIKNEEIIHPIEHPISPVGGLSILYGNIAQDGAVIKVGGVDPSVTTFRGKAICCDSQDQALELIDNGTVKKGHVVVIRYEGPQGGPGMPEMLAPTSKIVGRGLGKDVALITDGRFSGATRGIAIGHVSPEAAEGGNIALIEDGDEIVIDLPNRTLDLLVDDATLAERRKHLKPFKSKISSGWLRRYTAFAKSANVGGTLMSDEEFEERKAERQAQEK, from the coding sequence ATGAGAAGTGATATGATCAAAATGGGGATCGACCGAGCACCAGCGCGTGGTCTCCTCTATGCAACAGGGCAAGTAAAATCAGCAAAGGATATGCAAAAGCCCTTTATTGCCATTTGTAACTCCTATATTGATATCGTTCCAGGACATGTTCACCTACGTGAATTAGCGGATGTTGCTAAGGAGGCTATCCGCGAGGCTGGTGGGATTCCTTTTGAATTTAATACCATTGGTGTCGATGACGGGATTGCGATGGGCCATATCGGGATGCGTTATAGTTTGCCATCTCGTGAGTTGATCGCAGATGCTGCTGAAACAGTCATCAATGCCCACTGGTTTGACGGTGTTTTCTATATTCCTAACTGTGATAAGATTACACCAGGAATGATTTTAGCTGCCATGCGGACCAATGTGCCTGCCGTATTTTGTTCTGGTGGACCCATGAAGGGCGGCGTTGACATGACTGGTCATCAAGCTACTCTCTCAAGTTTATTTGAAGCTGTAGGTACTTATCAAGCTGGTGATATGGGCATGGATGAGCTGGATTTCTTGGAAAAAAATGCCTGTCCAACTTGTGGTTCTTGCTCAGGTATGTTTACTGCCAATTCCATGAACTGTTTGATGGAAGTATTAGGTCTTGCTCTTCCTGGAAATGGTACCATCCTAGCTGTTTCAGATGAAAGACGGGAATTGGTTCGCCAAGCGGCCAAACAATTGGTAGAGAATATTAAAAAGGATATCCGTCCACGGGATATCGTGACCAAAGAAGCCATTGATGATGCATTTGCGCTCGATATGGCCATGGGTGGTTCTACAAATACTGTGCTTCATACGCTCGCAATTGCGCGTGAGGCTGGTATTGACTATGACCTTAAGGACATTAACGAAATTGCCAAGAAGACACCTTATCTCTCTAAAATTGCCCCTTCAAGTGTTTACACCATGCATGATGTGCATGAAGCTGGTGGTGTTCCAGCTATTATCAATCAGTTGATTAAAAAAGGAGCCATTAAGGGTGATCGTATCACAGTTACTGGTAAAACCTTGAAAGAAAATGTAGCTGGTGCTGAAATCAAAAATGAAGAAATTATCCATCCAATCGAACATCCTATTTCACCTGTAGGTGGTTTGTCGATCCTTTACGGAAATATCGCTCAAGATGGAGCTGTAATCAAGGTTGGTGGTGTAGATCCATCTGTGACCACTTTCCGCGGAAAGGCCATCTGTTGCGATTCACAAGATCAAGCCCTTGAGTTGATTGACAATGGAACAGTCAAGAAGGGACATGTCGTTGTCATTCGTTACGAGGGTCCTCAGGGTGGACCTGGTATGCCAGAGATGCTAGCACCAACTTCTAAGATTGTCGGACGTGGTCTTGGTAAGGATGTGGCTCTGATTACGGATGGTCGTTTCTCAGGAGCTACTCGTGGGATTGCTATTGGTCACGTTTCTCCAGAAGCAGCAGAAGGTGGAAATATCGCCCTAATCGAAGATGGGGACGAAATCGTGATCGATCTTCCAAATCGTACCCTTGATCTACTTGTCGATGATGCAACCCTTGCAGAACGTCGCAAACATTTGAAACCTTTCAAATCAAAAATTTCCAGCGGTTGGTTGCGTCGCTATACAGCCTTTGCCAAATCAGCCAATGTCGGCGGAACCTTGATGAGTGACGAAGAATTCGAAGAACGGAAAGCAGAACGTCAAGCCCAAGAAAAATAA
- a CDS encoding thymidine kinase, translated as MAQLYYKYGTMNSGKTIEILKVAHNYEEQGKSVVIMTSAIDTRDGVGVVSSRIGMKREAVAIEDDTDIFGFIKNQAIKPYCVLIDEAQFLKRHHVYDLARVVDELDVPVMAFGLKNDFRNELFEGSKHLLLLADKIEEIKTICQYCSRKATMVLRTQAGKPVYDGEQIQIGGHETYISVCRKHYFNPDINQEKKS; from the coding sequence ATGGCACAATTATATTATAAATATGGGACCATGAACTCGGGGAAAACCATTGAGATTTTGAAGGTGGCCCATAATTATGAAGAGCAAGGCAAGAGCGTCGTCATCATGACTTCGGCAATCGATACACGAGATGGAGTAGGAGTGGTTTCTAGTCGGATCGGTATGAAACGGGAAGCCGTTGCAATTGAAGACGATACGGATATCTTTGGCTTTATTAAAAACCAAGCAATCAAACCTTACTGTGTCTTAATCGATGAAGCTCAGTTTTTGAAACGCCACCATGTCTATGACTTGGCAAGAGTCGTGGATGAACTGGATGTGCCGGTTATGGCTTTTGGCCTCAAAAATGATTTCCGAAATGAACTCTTTGAAGGTTCCAAACACCTCCTCTTGTTAGCCGACAAGATCGAGGAGATCAAAACCATCTGCCAATACTGTTCCCGCAAGGCAACCATGGTCTTGCGTACCCAAGCAGGTAAACCTGTCTATGATGGAGAGCAGATCCAGATCGGTGGACACGAGACCTATATCTCCGTTTGCCGCAAGCATTATTTTAATCCAGATATTAACCAAGAAAAGAAATCTTAA
- the prmC gene encoding peptide chain release factor N(5)-glutamine methyltransferase, whose protein sequence is MLLGPLLAQYEEELIAVGEEAESLSFAYRALKNWTFTDFVLALQKEVEVEDQALLDSIFEQLKHHVPAQYIIGSAEFCGHVFTVDERVLIPRPETEELVTLILEENDEKALRVLDIGTGSGAIAISLALAKPTWQVQASDVSEEALALAQKNAKQLEAFLEFKSSDVLEQLAGPYDLIVSNPPYISRDDVEEVGANVLASEPHLALFADRDGYAIYEKIAQQAPSVLTPDGKIYLEIGYKQGAKVKELFREAFPDKRVRVLKDQFGQDRMVVVDNG, encoded by the coding sequence ATGTTGTTGGGACCATTATTAGCCCAGTATGAAGAAGAATTAATAGCCGTTGGAGAGGAAGCAGAAAGCCTCTCCTTCGCGTATCGAGCTTTAAAAAACTGGACCTTTACAGACTTTGTCCTGGCCTTGCAAAAAGAAGTGGAAGTAGAGGATCAGGCCTTGCTTGATTCCATTTTTGAACAGTTGAAACATCACGTCCCTGCCCAGTATATTATTGGTAGTGCAGAATTCTGTGGCCATGTTTTTACAGTGGATGAACGCGTGCTGATTCCACGACCTGAAACGGAAGAATTGGTCACTCTTATTCTTGAAGAAAACGATGAGAAAGCCTTACGAGTTCTGGATATTGGTACAGGAAGTGGTGCTATCGCTATTAGCTTAGCCCTTGCTAAACCTACCTGGCAGGTTCAAGCTAGCGATGTCTCAGAAGAGGCTTTAGCCCTGGCTCAAAAAAATGCCAAGCAGTTAGAAGCTTTCCTTGAATTTAAGTCGTCAGATGTTTTGGAGCAGCTAGCAGGTCCCTATGACCTGATTGTGTCCAACCCTCCTTATATCTCTCGGGATGATGTAGAAGAAGTCGGAGCCAATGTATTAGCCTCTGAACCCCACTTAGCTCTCTTTGCAGACCGTGATGGATATGCCATCTACGAAAAGATTGCCCAGCAAGCACCAAGTGTTTTAACACCAGACGGAAAGATCTATCTAGAAATTGGCTATAAGCAAGGAGCCAAAGTAAAAGAGCTCTTTCGAGAAGCGTTTCCTGACAAACGAGTTCGAGTTCTGAAAGACCAATTTGGACAAGATAGAATGGTAGTAGTAGACAATGGATAA
- a CDS encoding xanthine phosphoribosyltransferase — protein MKLLEERILKDGNVLGENILKVDSFLTHQVDFKLMKEIGQNFADRFKDAGVTKVVTIEASGIAPALYVAEALDVPMIFAKKAKNITMNEGILTAEVYSFTKQVTSTVSIASKFLDPSDKVLIIDDFLANGQAAKGLIQIIEQAGAQVEAIGIVIEKSFQDGRGLLEELGYPVVSLARLDRFENGQVVFKEADI, from the coding sequence ATGAAATTACTTGAAGAGCGCATCTTAAAAGATGGCAATGTTTTAGGTGAGAATATCCTCAAGGTGGACTCCTTTTTGACCCACCAAGTGGATTTTAAATTGATGAAAGAAATCGGTCAGAATTTTGCGGACCGGTTCAAAGATGCTGGTGTGACAAAAGTCGTGACCATTGAAGCATCTGGGATTGCACCAGCCCTTTATGTAGCTGAAGCCTTGGATGTTCCCATGATCTTTGCTAAGAAGGCGAAAAACATCACGATGAATGAGGGCATCTTGACGGCTGAGGTTTATTCCTTTACCAAGCAAGTCACCAGCACCGTTTCGATTGCGAGTAAATTCTTGGATCCATCAGATAAGGTTTTGATCATTGACGATTTCCTCGCCAATGGCCAAGCAGCCAAAGGCTTGATTCAAATCATCGAACAAGCTGGTGCTCAAGTAGAAGCTATTGGGATCGTGATTGAAAAATCCTTCCAAGATGGACGGGGATTGTTAGAAGAGTTGGGATATCCAGTTGTATCCCTCGCACGTTTGGACCGTTTTGAAAATGGTCAGGTTGTATTTAAGGAGGCAGACATCTAA
- the guaC gene encoding GMP reductase: MLNEFPIFDYEDIQLIPNKCIINSRSEADTTVQFGKHTFKLPVVPANMQTILDENVAEQLARGGYFYIMHRFDEAGRIPFVKRMHEQGLIASISVGVKEYEYDFVSQLKADAPEYITIDIAHGHADSVIRMIQHIKKELPDTFVIAGNVGTPEAVRELENAGADATKVGIGPGKVCITKVKTGFGTGGWQLAALRWCSKAARKPIIADGGIRTHGDIAKSIRFGASMVMIGSLFAGHIESPGKTVEIDGDSFKEYYGSASEYQKGAYKNVEGKKILLPAKGHLQDTLTEMEQDLQSSISYAGGRKLADLKHVDYVIVKNSIWNGDAH; encoded by the coding sequence ATGTTAAATGAATTTCCTATTTTCGACTATGAAGATATTCAGTTGATTCCCAACAAATGTATCATCAATAGCCGGTCAGAAGCAGATACAACCGTCCAATTTGGAAAGCATACCTTCAAGCTTCCAGTCGTTCCTGCCAATATGCAGACAATCTTGGATGAGAATGTAGCAGAGCAGTTGGCGCGTGGTGGTTATTTCTACATCATGCACCGTTTTGATGAAGCGGGTCGGATTCCTTTTGTCAAACGTATGCATGAGCAAGGTTTGATCGCTTCCATTTCGGTCGGTGTTAAGGAATACGAATACGACTTTGTGAGTCAATTAAAGGCAGATGCGCCTGAGTACATCACTATTGATATCGCACACGGTCACGCGGATAGTGTCATTCGAATGATTCAACACATCAAGAAAGAATTGCCAGATACATTTGTTATTGCTGGAAATGTTGGAACACCTGAAGCTGTTCGTGAATTAGAAAATGCGGGAGCTGATGCGACTAAGGTCGGAATCGGCCCTGGTAAGGTTTGTATCACCAAAGTTAAGACTGGATTTGGTACAGGTGGTTGGCAATTGGCTGCTCTTCGCTGGTGTTCAAAAGCAGCGCGTAAGCCAATCATTGCGGACGGTGGTATTCGGACCCATGGTGATATTGCCAAATCGATTCGTTTCGGGGCGTCTATGGTCATGATCGGTTCTCTCTTTGCAGGACATATCGAAAGTCCTGGTAAAACAGTAGAGATTGATGGAGATTCTTTCAAAGAGTACTATGGATCTGCTTCAGAGTACCAAAAAGGCGCTTATAAGAACGTCGAAGGTAAGAAGATTTTATTGCCTGCCAAGGGGCATTTGCAAGACACCTTAACGGAAATGGAACAAGATTTGCAAAGTTCGATCTCTTATGCAGGAGGCCGAAAATTAGCAGATTTGAAACATGTTGACTATGTGATCGTTAAGAATTCTATCTGGAATGGCGATGCACACTAA
- the prfA gene encoding peptide chain release factor 1: protein MNIYDQLQAVEDRYEELGELLSDPDVVSDTKRFMELSKEEASTRDTVTAYREYKQVLQNIVDAEEMIKEAGDDADLEEMAKQELKDAKAEKEEYEEKLKILLLPKDPNDDKNIILEIRGAAGGDEAQLFAGDLLQMYQKYAESQGWRFEVMEASYNGVGGIKEVVAMVSGQSVYSKLKYESGAHRVQRVPVTESQGRVHTSTATVLVMPEIEEVEYDIDPKDLRIDIYHASGAGGQNVNKVATAVRIVHLPTNIKVEMQEERTQQKNREKAMKIIRARVADHFAQIAQDEQDAERKSTIGTGDRSERIRTYNFPQNRVTDHRIGLTLQKLDTILSGKLDEVVDALVLYDQTQKLEELNK from the coding sequence ATGAATATCTATGATCAACTACAAGCTGTAGAAGACCGTTATGAAGAGTTAGGAGAATTATTGAGTGACCCCGATGTGGTCTCTGATACCAAACGATTTATGGAGCTTTCAAAAGAAGAAGCTTCCACTCGTGATACGGTGACAGCCTACCGTGAGTACAAGCAAGTCCTTCAAAACATCGTTGACGCTGAGGAAATGATTAAGGAAGCAGGCGACGATGCGGACTTGGAAGAAATGGCCAAGCAAGAGCTAAAAGATGCTAAGGCTGAAAAGGAAGAGTACGAAGAAAAACTGAAGATCTTACTTCTTCCAAAAGATCCAAACGATGACAAGAACATTATCTTGGAAATCCGTGGAGCAGCTGGAGGAGACGAAGCCCAATTGTTTGCTGGTGACCTCTTGCAGATGTACCAAAAATACGCGGAAAGCCAAGGCTGGCGTTTTGAAGTCATGGAAGCTTCCTACAATGGCGTTGGTGGGATCAAAGAAGTCGTAGCCATGGTCTCTGGTCAATCGGTTTACTCGAAACTCAAGTATGAATCTGGTGCCCACCGGGTGCAACGTGTTCCTGTGACAGAAAGCCAAGGTCGTGTCCATACCTCTACAGCAACAGTTCTGGTCATGCCAGAAATCGAAGAAGTCGAGTATGACATTGATCCAAAAGACCTTCGGATTGATATCTACCACGCATCTGGTGCAGGTGGACAAAACGTCAACAAGGTCGCAACAGCCGTTCGTATCGTCCACTTGCCAACTAATATCAAGGTAGAGATGCAGGAAGAACGGACCCAACAAAAGAACCGTGAAAAAGCCATGAAGATCATCCGTGCGCGTGTGGCTGACCACTTTGCTCAGATTGCCCAAGACGAGCAAGACGCTGAGCGGAAGTCTACTATTGGGACTGGTGACCGTTCAGAGCGGATCCGGACTTACAACTTCCCTCAAAACCGTGTGACTGATCACCGGATTGGCTTGACCCTTCAAAAATTGGACACCATCTTATCTGGTAAATTAGATGAAGTGGTCGATGCTTTGGTCTTGTATGATCAAACTCAAAAATTAGAAGAGTTGAATAAATAA
- a CDS encoding SAP domain-containing protein, with protein sequence MEEHRPDFRDIKSFEEFNRYYWYREELSQICKYLGLEYSCTKNELNHIIEQYFKGNRVERFLRKRNKNQAEIITLNTSLLECGFSFNQKFRDYFSAVTGVNPFKFNADMATAWRKVKRDNNINFTIQDMIKIYYGESDYARYDNSACQWNQFLKDFCADEFSNHYSNKLKVAAILWKEVRDSKNKKIYSRGLLKEYSYKIEEYCK encoded by the coding sequence TTGGAAGAACATAGACCTGATTTTAGAGATATAAAATCATTTGAAGAATTTAACAGATACTACTGGTATCGAGAAGAGCTTTCACAAATTTGTAAGTACCTTGGATTAGAATACAGTTGTACAAAAAATGAATTAAATCATATTATAGAACAATATTTTAAGGGAAATAGAGTAGAAAGATTTTTGAGGAAAAGAAACAAAAATCAAGCCGAAATAATAACCCTAAATACATCATTACTTGAATGTGGGTTTTCCTTTAATCAGAAATTTCGTGATTATTTTTCAGCTGTAACAGGTGTTAATCCGTTTAAATTTAATGCTGATATGGCAACAGCTTGGCGAAAAGTAAAACGGGACAACAACATAAATTTTACAATCCAAGATATGATTAAAATATACTATGGAGAGTCAGACTACGCCAGGTATGATAATTCAGCTTGCCAATGGAATCAATTTCTAAAAGACTTTTGTGCAGATGAATTTAGCAATCATTACTCCAACAAGTTAAAAGTTGCGGCTATCCTTTGGAAAGAAGTTAGAGATTCAAAAAATAAAAAAATTTATTCACGGGGACTTCTAAAAGAATATAGCTACAAAATAGAGGAGTACTGTAAGTAA
- a CDS encoding nucleobase:cation symporter-2 family protein, with translation MQKQESHSQAAILGLQHLLAMYSGSILVPIMIAGALGYNAHQLTYLISTDIFMCGVATFLQVQLNKYFGIGLPVVLGVAFQSVAPLSMIGASHGSGAMFGALIVSGIYVILVSGFFSKIANLFPSIVTGSVITTIGLTLIPVAIGNMGNNAPKPTVQSLILAVVTILIILVVNIYTTGFIKSISILIGLIAGTAIAASMGLVDFTPVAQAPVVHVPTPFFFGAPKFEITSIVMMCIIATVSMVESTGVYLALSDITKDPINSTRLRNGYRAEGLAVLLGGIFNTFPYTGFSQNVGLVKLSGIKTRLPIYYAAGFLVLLGLLPKFGALAQIIPSPVLGGAMLVMFGFVSIQGMQILARVDFEHNEHNFLIAAVSIAAGVGLNNSSLFNGLPTGFQMFFANGIVVASVLAIVLNAILNRNKN, from the coding sequence ATGCAAAAACAAGAAAGCCATTCACAGGCGGCCATTCTAGGCTTGCAACACCTTTTGGCCATGTATTCGGGATCTATTTTGGTGCCGATTATGATCGCAGGAGCTTTGGGCTATAACGCTCATCAACTAACCTATCTCATCTCTACAGATATCTTCATGTGTGGGGTCGCAACTTTCCTTCAAGTGCAGCTCAATAAATACTTTGGGATCGGTCTTCCGGTAGTCCTTGGGGTTGCCTTCCAGTCTGTGGCTCCTCTCAGCATGATCGGGGCTAGCCATGGTAGTGGTGCCATGTTTGGTGCCTTGATTGTCTCAGGGATTTATGTCATCCTTGTCTCTGGTTTCTTCTCTAAGATTGCCAATCTCTTCCCATCAATTGTAACGGGATCCGTTATTACAACCATTGGTTTGACTTTGATTCCAGTAGCGATTGGAAATATGGGAAATAATGCGCCAAAACCAACCGTTCAAAGCTTGATTTTGGCTGTGGTGACTATTCTCATTATTCTGGTTGTTAATATCTATACGACTGGTTTTATTAAATCCATTTCAATTTTGATTGGTTTGATCGCAGGGACTGCCATTGCGGCTTCTATGGGCTTGGTAGACTTCACACCTGTGGCTCAAGCACCAGTCGTTCACGTTCCAACGCCTTTCTTCTTTGGAGCTCCTAAGTTTGAAATCACCTCAATCGTCATGATGTGTATCATCGCGACAGTTTCTATGGTTGAATCAACAGGTGTTTATCTTGCACTTTCTGATATTACTAAAGATCCAATTAATAGCACGCGCCTTCGCAATGGTTACCGCGCTGAAGGGTTGGCTGTTCTCCTCGGTGGTATCTTCAACACATTCCCTTACACCGGATTCTCACAAAACGTTGGCTTGGTGAAATTGTCTGGTATCAAGACTCGTCTTCCAATCTACTATGCGGCTGGCTTCCTTGTTCTTCTTGGTCTCCTTCCTAAGTTTGGAGCTTTAGCACAAATCATTCCAAGTCCAGTTCTTGGGGGAGCGATGCTAGTTATGTTTGGTTTTGTATCGATTCAAGGGATGCAGATTCTTGCGCGTGTTGATTTTGAACACAATGAGCACAATTTCTTGATCGCTGCTGTATCGATTGCTGCAGGGGTTGGTTTGAACAACAGCAGCCTCTTCAATGGCCTTCCAACAGGATTCCAAATGTTCTTTGCTAACGGAATTGTCGTTGCCAGTGTCTTGGCGATCGTTCTCAATGCTATTTTAAACCGCAACAAAAACTAA
- a CDS encoding 4-oxalocrotonate tautomerase, translated as MPFVRIDLFEGRTLEQKKALAKEVTEAVVRNTGAPQSAVHVIINDMPEGTYFPQGEMRTK; from the coding sequence ATGCCATTTGTACGAATTGACCTATTTGAAGGACGCACCTTGGAACAAAAGAAAGCCTTGGCCAAGGAAGTAACCGAAGCTGTTGTCCGCAATACTGGTGCTCCTCAGTCAGCTGTTCACGTCATCATTAATGATATGCCTGAAGGAACCTACTTCCCTCAAGGTGAAATGCGCACCAAATAA
- a CDS encoding alpha/beta fold hydrolase has translation MQFYFIGGLGGNGYHLAPLIDELGFPVTFLDPYREMIQTENDLCAWFQGQIGKAEEICLLGHSLGGDLARYLAAEFPQIRALILLDGGYLDMEKILPLEEELEGAASFMNQQVFATLEEAVLSELGDGAGPTPIARKAVEASYRWNPASEQYELNLDLEKVMALLRLRRQIKTYQIPLADLPVLFIGPRYQEEPEWRKDALKQLDPQIKQVLLEGLGHELYTEAPEIVAREVNNWLQNVHK, from the coding sequence ATGCAGTTTTATTTTATTGGGGGCTTAGGTGGCAATGGCTACCATTTGGCGCCACTTATTGATGAGCTAGGCTTTCCTGTGACCTTTCTAGATCCCTATAGGGAAATGATTCAGACAGAAAACGATCTTTGTGCTTGGTTTCAAGGTCAGATTGGCAAGGCGGAAGAGATCTGTTTATTGGGGCATTCCTTGGGTGGAGATTTGGCTCGTTATCTGGCTGCCGAGTTTCCTCAGATTCGAGCTCTGATTCTCCTGGATGGGGGTTATCTGGACATGGAAAAGATCCTGCCTCTTGAAGAAGAACTAGAAGGAGCGGCGTCTTTCATGAATCAGCAAGTCTTTGCAACTTTAGAAGAAGCTGTGTTATCCGAACTTGGTGATGGAGCAGGACCTACGCCTATAGCGCGAAAAGCGGTAGAGGCTAGCTATCGTTGGAATCCAGCGAGTGAACAATATGAATTAAATCTGGATCTCGAAAAGGTCATGGCTTTATTGCGTCTACGGCGTCAGATCAAGACTTACCAGATTCCACTGGCAGACCTGCCTGTCCTCTTTATCGGGCCTCGATACCAAGAAGAACCTGAATGGAGAAAAGATGCTCTGAAGCAACTAGATCCCCAGATCAAGCAAGTCTTGCTAGAAGGTTTGGGGCACGAACTGTATACAGAGGCGCCAGAAATTGTAGCTAGAGAAGTGAACAATTGGCTCCAAAATGTTCATAAATAA
- a CDS encoding MATE family efflux transporter, giving the protein MYLTYHFKERLRLFLSLFLPILIYQLANYSASFVDTAMTGQYRTLDLAGVSTATSLWNPFFTFLTGIVSALTPIVGHHLGKGNKERIAGDFYQFLYMSFGMAILLIGFVWGIAPMILKQIGLENVVAQIAIRYLYFLSLGILPLLLFSIVRTFLDTLGMTRLSMYLMLLLLPLNACFNYILIYGAFGFPEMGGAGAGLGTSLAYWVLLVIAVLILCNHPKVAPFQLWKPQPYDFKGMKEVLRLGLPIGGIVFAEVIIFSLVGLLMAKFPSLTIASHQSAMNFSTLMYAFPVSISSTMAIIVSYELGAGRPEVVKQYCRLGRLTAFGFAIVTLVFLYTFRFQLAGLYGKDPVFVQQTAIFMTYSLFFQVADTFAAPLQGILRGYKDTTVPFLLGVFSYWCISIPLGILLDHVTNLGPYAYWIGLISSLVVSGICYQLRLWQIEKKQTN; this is encoded by the coding sequence ATGTATTTAACCTATCACTTTAAAGAGCGCTTGCGCTTGTTTTTGAGTCTATTTTTGCCGATTTTGATCTACCAATTGGCCAATTATTCAGCCAGCTTTGTCGATACAGCCATGACCGGTCAGTACCGGACCCTTGATTTGGCTGGTGTTTCTACAGCTACCAGTCTGTGGAATCCATTTTTTACTTTCCTGACAGGGATTGTCTCTGCACTGACGCCGATTGTTGGGCATCATTTAGGCAAGGGAAATAAAGAACGGATTGCTGGCGATTTTTACCAATTCCTCTATATGTCATTTGGTATGGCTATTCTCTTAATAGGCTTTGTTTGGGGCATTGCACCCATGATTCTCAAGCAGATCGGTTTAGAAAATGTTGTTGCCCAAATAGCCATTCGCTATTTATATTTTCTTTCTCTGGGAATCTTACCCTTGTTGCTCTTTAGTATCGTGCGGACCTTCCTTGATACCTTGGGAATGACGCGTCTATCCATGTACTTGATGCTCTTACTTTTGCCTCTCAATGCTTGTTTTAACTATATCCTGATCTATGGAGCATTTGGTTTTCCTGAGATGGGAGGAGCAGGAGCAGGTCTTGGAACCTCTCTGGCCTACTGGGTCTTGCTGGTTATTGCGGTTTTGATTTTGTGCAATCATCCCAAGGTAGCACCTTTCCAATTGTGGAAGCCGCAACCTTATGATTTTAAAGGGATGAAAGAAGTATTGCGGCTTGGGCTTCCAATCGGTGGAATTGTTTTTGCAGAAGTCATCATCTTCTCGCTGGTTGGTCTGTTAATGGCAAAATTCCCATCACTAACCATTGCTAGCCACCAATCGGCCATGAATTTTTCTACCCTGATGTATGCTTTCCCGGTTAGTATCTCAAGCACCATGGCTATTATCGTATCTTACGAACTGGGAGCAGGAAGACCAGAAGTGGTCAAACAATATTGCCGTTTGGGACGGCTGACAGCCTTTGGTTTTGCCATTGTCACTCTCGTCTTTCTCTATACATTCCGCTTCCAACTGGCAGGGCTATATGGCAAGGATCCAGTCTTTGTGCAACAAACAGCTATTTTCATGACCTATAGCCTCTTTTTCCAAGTAGCCGATACTTTTGCAGCACCCCTACAAGGGATTTTGCGGGGCTATAAGGATACAACGGTTCCTTTCTTATTAGGAGTCTTTAGTTACTGGTGTATCTCTATCCCACTAGGGATTTTACTTGACCATGTGACCAACTTGGGTCCCTATGCTTATTGGATCGGCCTCATTTCTAGCCTTGTCGTGAGTGGTATTTGCTACCAACTGCGGCTCTGGCAGATTGAAAAAAAGCAAACAAACTAA